A stretch of Tenrec ecaudatus isolate mTenEca1 chromosome 2, mTenEca1.hap1, whole genome shotgun sequence DNA encodes these proteins:
- the LOC142441222 gene encoding olfactory receptor 2T33-like has product MENANNSIGISFILLGLFNHTKLHQFLFAMVVLIFITSLMGNALMITLILVDPQLHTPMYFLLSQLSLMDMMLVSSVVPKMAANYLMNNSFISSTGCGTQIFLFLTFGGGECFLLAAMSYDRYVAICHPLRYPILMSQRLGLLMTIGSWLLGAVDGLMQAAITLSFPYCHSREINHFFCEAPALIRLACADTKFFESFMYVCCILMLLIPLSLIFASYSLILAAVLRMRSAAARNKAFTTCSSHLAVVGLFFGTIMVIYMRPKSYRSEDHDKVVSAIYTIFTPLLNPLIYSVRNKDVKGALKRFLRKPLL; this is encoded by the coding sequence ATGGAAAATGCAAATAACAGCATCGGAATAAGTTTCATTCTTCTGGGGCTTTTTAACCACACAAAGCTGCACCAGTTCCTCTTTGCAATGGtggtcttgatcttcatcacctcACTGATGGGCAATGCCCTGATGATTACCCTCATCCTTGTGGACCCTCAactccacacacccatgtacttcttgcTTAGCCAGCTTTCCCTCATGGACATGATgctggtctccagtgttgttcccaaaATGGCAGCAAACTACCTGATGAACAATAGTTTCATCTCGTCCACCGGCTGTGGTACCCAGATATTCCTGTTTCTCACATTTGGAGGTGGTGAGTGCTTCCTCTTGGCAGCCATGTCCTATGATCGGTACGTGGCTATATGTCATCCACTGCGCTACCCCATTCTTATGAGTCAGAGGCTCGGCTTGCTCATGACAATAGGTTCATGGCTTCTTGGAGCAGTTGACGGGCTAATGCAAGCTGCCATCACTTTGAGCTTCCCTTACTGCCACTCTAGGGAAATCAACCACTTCTTCTGTGAGGCGCCAGCACTGATCCGCCTTGCCTGTGCGGACACCAAGTTCTTCGAATCTTTCATGTATGTCTGCTGCATCCTGATGCTCTTGATCCCGTTGTCTCTCATTTTTGCCTCATACAGCCTCATTCTGGCCGCAGTGCTTCGAATGCGGTCAGCTGCAGCCCGGAACAAAGCCTTCACCACCTGCTCCTCTCACCTTGCAGTTGTGGGACTCTTTTTTGGGACCATCATGGTCATCTACATGAGGCCCAAGTCTTACAGGTCAGAGGACCATGATAAGGTGGTCTCAGCTATTTATACCATCTTTACGCCTCTCTTGAACCCTCTTATATACAGTGTGAGAAACAAAGATGTTAAGGGGGCATTGAAGAGGTTCCTGAGAAAACCTTTGTTGTAA
- the LOC142440409 gene encoding olfactory receptor 2T33-like, which translates to MENANNTSGIYFILLGLFNHTKLHRFLFAMVVLIFITSLMGNALMITLILVDPQLHTPMYFLLSQLSLMDMMLVSTIVPKMAANYLMDTRFISPTGCGAQIFLFLTFGGGECFLLAAMAYDRYVAICHPLRYHILMSQRLSLLMTTGSWLLGAVDGLMQAATTLIFPYCHSREINHFFCEAPALIRLACADTKLFESFMYICCILMLLIPLSLIFASYSLILVAVLRMRSAAARNKAFTTCSSHLAVVGLFFGTIIVIYMRPKSYRSEDHDKVVSAIYTIFTPLLNPLIYSVRNKDVKGALKRFLIKCLQCPH; encoded by the coding sequence ATGGAAAATGCAAATAACACCAGCGGAATATATTTCATTCTTCTGGGGCTTTTTAACCACACAAAGCTGCACCGGTTCCTCTTTGCTATGGtggtcttgatcttcatcacctcACTGATGGGCAATGCCCTGATGATTACCCTCATCCTTGTGGACCCTCAactccacacacccatgtacttcttgcTTAGCCAGCTTTCCCTCATGGACATGATGCTGGTCTCCACTATCGTTCCCAAAATGGCAGCCAACTACCTGATGGACACGAGGTTCATCTCTCCCACCGGCTGTGGAGCCCAGATATTCCTGTTTCTCACATTTGGAGGTGGTGAGTGCTTCCTCTTGGCAgccatggcctatgaccgctacgtGGCTATATGTCATCCACTGCGCTACCATATTCTTATGAGCCAGAGGCTCAGTTTGCTTATGACAACAGGTTCATGGCTTCTTGGAGCAGTTGACGGGCTAATGCAAGCTGCCACCACTTTGATTTTCCCTTACTGCCACTCTAGGGAAATCAACCACTTCTTCTGTGAGGCGCCAGCACTGATCCGCCTTGCCTGTGCAGACACCAAGCTCTTTGAGTCTTTCATGTACATCTGCTGCATCCTGATGCTCTTGATCCCGTTGTCTCTCATTTTTGCCTCATACAGCCTCATTCTAGTCGCAGTGCTTCGAATGCGTTCAGCTGCAGCCCGGAACAAAGCCTTCACCACCTGCTCCTCTCACCTTGCAGTTGTGGGACTCTTTTTTGGCACTATAATTGTCATCTACATGAGGCCCAAGTCTTACAGGTCAGAGGATCATGATAAGGTGGTCTCAGCTATTTATACCATCTTTACACCTCTCTTGAACCCTCTTATATACAGTGTGAGAAACAAAGATGTTAAGGGGGCATTGAAGAGGTTCCTGATAAAATGTTTGCAATGCCCACATtga